The Cervus canadensis isolate Bull #8, Minnesota chromosome X, ASM1932006v1, whole genome shotgun sequence genome contains a region encoding:
- the LOC122435851 gene encoding melanoma-associated antigen 10-like isoform X2: MSELSKPEEDLQDPGEAQGPVEVQLLEAEYQAKEWTSQAEMLEKVLKDNQEHFRVVFRQASECLQLVFGVEVTVVYPRADTYAMIPALGLTCDAMQSGEQGLPKAGLLVLVLSVIMRNGDPTPEEVVWGALSRMGVCVGREHSIFGEPKELLTQVWVQEGYLEYRQVPDSDPARYKFLWGPRAYAETSKQKVMAFVLRVRQRAWRSFVLQFAEAAREEKGQGGLSQSSSQSNPSLCD; this comes from the exons ATGAGTGAGCTGAGCAAGCCGGAGGAAGACCTTCAGGACCCAGGCGAGGCCCAGGGCCCGGTGGAGGTGCAGCTCTTGGAGGCTGAG TATCAAGCCAAGGAGTGGACCTCCCAGGcagaaatgctggagaaggtCCTCAAGGATAACCAGGAGCACTTCCGGGTGGTCTTCAGACAAGCCTCGGAGTGCCTGCAGCTGGTCTTTGGCGTGGAGGTGACGGTGGTATACCCCAGGGCGGACACCTACGCTATGATCCCTGCCCTGGGCCTCACCTGTGATGCGATGCAGAGCGGTGAGCAGGGCCTGCCCAAGGCCGGCCTCCTGGTGCTGGTCCTCAGTGTGATCATGAGGAATGGAGACCCCACCCCTGAGGAGGTGGTCTGGGGAGCACTCAGcaggatgggtgtgtgtgttgggagagaGCACTCCATCTTTGGGGAGCCCAAGGAGCTGCTGACCCAAGTGTGGGTGCAGGAGGGATACCTGGAGTACCGGCAGGTGCCTGACAGTGACCCTGCTCGCTACAAGTTCCTGTGGGGTCCCCGGGCCTATgcagagaccagcaaacagaaagTCATGGCATTTGTGCTCAGGGTCAGACAAAGGGCTTGGAGGTCCTTCGTGCTCCAGTTTGCAGAGGCTGCGAGGGAGGAgaaaggacaaggaggcctgagcCAGAGCAGCAGCCAGTCTAATCCTTCCCTCTGTGATTAA
- the LOC122435851 gene encoding melanoma-associated antigen 10-like isoform X1: MSELSKPEEDLQDPGEAQGPVEVQLLEAEVGEAASLSASSPTVSSSAPGEALPQEALKEMITNLMNFLLLKYQAKEWTSQAEMLEKVLKDNQEHFRVVFRQASECLQLVFGVEVTVVYPRADTYAMIPALGLTCDAMQSGEQGLPKAGLLVLVLSVIMRNGDPTPEEVVWGALSRMGVCVGREHSIFGEPKELLTQVWVQEGYLEYRQVPDSDPARYKFLWGPRAYAETSKQKVMAFVLRVRQRAWRSFVLQFAEAAREEKGQGGLSQSSSQSNPSLCD; encoded by the coding sequence ATGAGTGAGCTGAGCAAGCCGGAGGAAGACCTTCAGGACCCAGGCGAGGCCCAGGGCCCGGTGGAGGTGCAGCTCTTGGAGGCTGAGGTGGGGGAAGCTGCATCCCTCTCAGCCTCCTCCCCCACAGTGTCCTCCTCAGCCCCTGGGGAGGCCTTGCCCCAGGAAGCTCTGAAGGAGATGATAACTAACCTGATGAACTTCCTGCTCCTCAAGTATCAAGCCAAGGAGTGGACCTCCCAGGcagaaatgctggagaaggtCCTCAAGGATAACCAGGAGCACTTCCGGGTGGTCTTCAGACAAGCCTCGGAGTGCCTGCAGCTGGTCTTTGGCGTGGAGGTGACGGTGGTATACCCCAGGGCGGACACCTACGCTATGATCCCTGCCCTGGGCCTCACCTGTGATGCGATGCAGAGCGGTGAGCAGGGCCTGCCCAAGGCCGGCCTCCTGGTGCTGGTCCTCAGTGTGATCATGAGGAATGGAGACCCCACCCCTGAGGAGGTGGTCTGGGGAGCACTCAGcaggatgggtgtgtgtgttgggagagaGCACTCCATCTTTGGGGAGCCCAAGGAGCTGCTGACCCAAGTGTGGGTGCAGGAGGGATACCTGGAGTACCGGCAGGTGCCTGACAGTGACCCTGCTCGCTACAAGTTCCTGTGGGGTCCCCGGGCCTATgcagagaccagcaaacagaaagTCATGGCATTTGTGCTCAGGGTCAGACAAAGGGCTTGGAGGTCCTTCGTGCTCCAGTTTGCAGAGGCTGCGAGGGAGGAgaaaggacaaggaggcctgagcCAGAGCAGCAGCCAGTCTAATCCTTCCCTCTGTGATTAA